TTCGCCGTGCCAGAAGCTAAAGGACACGTACAGGACCTCGCCCTCGGGGCAGGTCAGTGAGAGCTGACGTATCCGTACCAGCTTCCTGGCCTCGGCAACCATCGCCCGTCGCGTGGGCACCTTCACAGCGAATCCTCCCGCTTATGAGCGTGAGTTATGGTCGCTAGGCGATAGTGCAAAAAAACCGCAGACGCGGCGGCCACAATGAAGGCCGAGTACCAGAAGAGGGAGAGGAAGGCCATCAGAACCTCGAACGCAACGGATAGGGAGAGGGTTGAGAAGGCCGTCGGGACGCTGCGGGGCTTCGGGACGGGGGAGCCGAAGACCCTAATTCGCAGATCGCCCCGACGGCCGGTCCAGATACTTGTGCAGTGGCGTCATGCTGAGCAAGCGAGGTGCGGTGGATGTCAGGTGTTAAGTGAGTCCTCGGACGGTCAGAAGGAAGGTTTCACAGATGATTCCGCCGGTCTGGAAGTTGTTCCCGCCTAGGGTTGCTCATTTGAGGTAGGTCCCGTGGCCCGTTCGTGGTGACCTTTTGACCGATTCCGCCGTACAGCCATACGCGCTTGAGTTCCTCGTCGTCGACCGCGTCGTCGGGATTCCAAAGTGGAACCTGCACTAGCCCAGGCTCGATCAGAGTGAACCCCGAGAACAGGGCCTCGATTTCTTGATGCGAACGCATCGTGACGCCAGCGGTAGCCTGGTACTCGTCATACACGGCCGCACCGAGAGCAGCCTTGTCACCCTGAAGGTCATCCGTGGCATGCGACAGGGCCAGGAAACTTCCGAGGGGCAATCCATTTCTGAGGGTGGCGATAATGTTGGCGACGTCCTCCTCGTCCGCGACGAAATGCACGATCGCAGACAGCACGAGCGCGATGGGTTGCCCCCAGTCAAAGATGTCCTGTGACCGCGCCATGCGGATGATTCCTTGCGGGTCCCGCAGATCACCCAAAGCATAGTCGACCTGATTAGGGTTGTTGCCCACAAGTAGCGCTTGCGCGTAGGTGAGTACGATCGGATCGTTGTCGATGTAGAGGACCCGAGCATCACTGGCTACTGATTGTGCTACCTGGTGGAGATTGGGTTCGGTGGGGAGACCGGTTCCCAGATCGAGAAACTGGCGGACCCCCATCTCTGCCAGATGACACACCGCCCGTCTCATCCACGCGCGGTTGGCTCGCGCGCAATCGACGGCCTCCGGTACTCG
This genomic interval from Streptomyces asiaticus contains the following:
- a CDS encoding SAM-dependent methyltransferase → MGSNAQDPDQPSAVAGHLGSRVWGEVGWAATEVRTDRPHPARMYDYFLGGKNHYHVDRIAAEEVVRRVPEAVDCARANRAWMRRAVCHLAEMGVRQFLDLGTGLPTEPNLHQVAQSVASDARVLYIDNDPIVLTYAQALLVGNNPNQVDYALGDLRDPQGIIRMARSQDIFDWGQPIALVLSAIVHFVADEEDVANIIATLRNGLPLGSFLALSHATDDLQGDKAALGAAVYDEYQATAGVTMRSHQEIEALFSGFTLIEPGLVQVPLWNPDDAVDDEELKRVWLYGGIGQKVTTNGPRDLPQMSNPRREQLPDRRNHL